In Kwoniella dendrophila CBS 6074 chromosome 7, complete sequence, the following proteins share a genomic window:
- a CDS encoding phosphatidylserine decarboxylase yields the protein MITRYSIRSLTRSSVPIRASSSLPLSLKPLPPSRNLSPHVLSARWNSNTPRQPYTPPEFKTKPTSEQNTSESQHDNSQGKPFNEKVAQAWSTPTRWYPIPIALGALVLLAVQYRKSTRDDIEVDTQGEGGAVLRKNGKKVDGPWQVRVLGALPLRSLSQLWGYLNGLVLPVWFRPFGFKLYATIFGCNLDEVPKDLKEYESLGDFFYREMKDGQRPIADAPMVSPADGRVLHFGEIVGSKVEQVKGITYSLEALLGTDSSLHGETTSVHNKGEVVDHHSFANINDIPYSLSTLMGKGAEDGEMKSVDDATLPKNEEKEADASHPMKGQDAKHDASVAAKLGGLKSIFKRNKNKNKDKDLTEVAEEAKKVDNKLFFMVVYLAPGDYHRFHSPTTWIVERRRHFTGDLFSVSPYIANRLQDLFVLNERVALLGKWKYGFYSMVPVGATNVGSIKINFDESLRTNTRKITHPPHTYAEAVYSSASSILKGQPLLTGEEMGGFKLGSTIVMVFEAPKNFKFKVEPGQKVKMGQALGGFDGEEDN from the exons ATGATTACTCGATACTCTATACGGTCTTTGACAAGATCATCTGTACCAATACGTGCCTCATCTTCACTACCTCTTTCCTTGAAACCACTCCCTCCCTCGAGAAACCTCTCTCCACATGTCCTTTCTGCAAGATGGAATTCCAACACGCCCAGACAACCGTACACTCCACCTGAATTCAAGACTAAACCTACTTCAGAACAGAATACAAGTGAATCGCAGCATGACAACAGTCAAGGGAAACCTTTTAACG AAAAAGTAGCTCAAGCTTGGTCAACTCCTACTCGATGGTATCCTATTCCGATTGCTCTTGGTGCTCTGGTATTGTTAGCTGTACAATATCGTAAATCTACAAGAGATGATATAGAGGTTGATACTCagggtgaaggtggtgcGGTTTTGAGGAAAAATGGTAAGAAAGTGGATGGACCATGGCAG GTGCGAGTGCTTGGTGCATTGCCACTTCGATCATTATCGCAATTATGGGGTTACCTGAATGGTTTAGTCTTACCAGTGTGGTTCAGACCCTTTGGGTTCAAACTGTACGCAACGATATTCGGCTGTAATTTGGATGAAGTGCCCAAGGATTTGAAAGAATATGAGAGTTTAGGGGATTTCTTTTATCGagaaatgaaagatggaCAGAGGCCTATAGCTGATGCGCCAATG GTTTCTCCCGCAGATGGTCGAGTTTTACATTTCGGTGAAATCGTGGGATCCAAGGTTGAACAGGTCAAGGGTATCACATATTCGTTAGAAGCATTATTAGGTACAGATTCATCATTGCATGGAGAAACCACTTCTGTACACAATAAAGGAGAAGTGGTCGATCATCACAGTTTCGCCAATATCAACGATATTCCTTATTCGCTATCAACATTAATGGGTAAAGGAGCTGAAGATGGAGAGATGAAATCAGTTGATGATGCTACATTACCTAagaatgaagagaaagaggcTGATGCATCACATCCAATGAAAGGACAAGATGCTAAACACGATGCCAGTGTAGCAGCAAAATTAGGAggattaaaatcaatattcaagagaaataagaataaaaataaagaCAAAGATTTGACagaagtagctgaagaagctaaaaaagttgataacAAGTTATTCTTTATGGTCGTCTATTTAGCTCCTGGGGATTATCATAGATTTCATTCACCTACAACATGGATAGTTGAAAGAAGACGACATTTTACTGGTGATTTATTCTCAGTTTCACCATATATAGCTAATCGATTACAAGATTTATTCGTCTTAAATGAAAGAGttgctttattaggtaaatgGAAATATGGTTTCTATTCAATGGTACCTGTAGGTGCAACAAATGTAGGATcaattaaaatcaattttgatgaatccCTAAGAACAAATACAAGAAAAATTACACATCCACCGCATACTTATGCAGAAGCTGTCTattcttctgcttcatcgATACTAAAAGGTCAACCTTTATtaacaggtgaagaaatggGTGGTTTCAAATTAGGTTCAACCATAGTCATGGTTTTCGAAGCTCCCaaaaatttcaaatttaaagTTGAACCAGGTCAAAAAGTTAAAATGGGTCaagctttaggtggatttgatggtgaagaggatAATTAG
- a CDS encoding GTP-binding protein rhoA, which produces MSGEIRRKLVIVGDGACGKTCLLIVFSKGMFPEVYVPTVFENYVADVEVDGKKVELALWDTAGQEDYDRLRPLSYPDSHVILICFAIDSPDSLDNVQEKWISEVLHFCQGLPIILVACKKDLRDDPKTVHDLSRMNQRPVTRAEGLAVAQKIGAQGYVECSAKSGDGVREVFQTATRHALMSKKSGRGGKGKKGCVVL; this is translated from the exons ATGTCAGGAGAGATCAGGCGGAAATTAGTCATTGTCG GTGATGGTGCTTGTGGTAAAACATGTCT CCTCATCGTCTTCTCCAAGGGCATGTTCCCAGAG GTTTACGTGCCAACTGTATTTGAGAACTATGTCGCAGATGTAGAAGTAGATGGTAAAAAAGTAGAACTAGCTTTATGGGATACTGCCGGTCAA GAAGATTACGA TCGTCTCCGACCTCTTTCATACCCGGACTCTCACGTTATTTTAATCTGTTTCGCCATTGATTCACCTGATTCCCTCGATAACGTTCAAGAAAAG TGGATATCCGAGGTATTACATTTCTGTCAAGGTCTCCCAATCATCCTTGTCGCTTGTAAAAAGGATCTTCGAGATGACCCAAAGACCGTTCACGACCTTTCAAGAATGAATCAACGACCAGTCACTCGagctgaaggtttagctgtTGCTCAAAAAATCGGTGCTCAAGGTTACGTAGAATGTAGTGCTAAATCCGGTGATGGTGTTAGAGAAGTTTTCCAAACCGCTACAAGACACGCTTTAATG AGCAAAAAATCAGGACGAGGtggtaaaggaaagaagggtTGTGTTGTTCTTTAG